The following nucleotide sequence is from Paenibacillus odorifer.
GCCAAATCTGCATGCAGGTTAAGTGCGTAGTTTCTTAATCCGCTAAGCGCAATGCCTACATTACCCATCATCTGCATGGGATAGATGGAGGACAATCCGGTTGTGAACAGCAGTGCGCCGCTGCGTTTCTCCAGCATCTCAGGCAAGACCTGTGCTACGCTGCGGATAGCGGCTACAACCAGTGCCTGAAAGGCATCCTGTGCATTTTCTTCTGTTACTTGTGAAGCAGGAGTAGGAGGGTAATTTCCACTTGTCGGGCTGAACTCGAGCACATCGATAAAGCCGTATTTTTTCTTGATATTATCGAAGGCTGTGGCTACTTGTTCTTTATTGTATACGTCGGCAGGAAAAGCAGCAGCCTCGATATTCAGTGCTTGCAGTTCCTGAACAAGGGTGTTCAGCTTCTCTTCATTTCGAGAGATTAATGCCACTTGAAATCCGTTGGCTCCGAATTTTTTGGCGATTGAGAGTCCTAAGCCGGGTCCAGCACCTATGATGGCAATGGTCTTTTTCATGATTTATTAGTTCCTTTCCGGTTGTTGATTACTAACAGTAACCATGATAAGCTGAATAGGCTTGAGGGACAAGAAGGCACTATTACATGCTTAAGTTACATGGAGGTAACCACAGTTGGAACATTCAAAGGAAGAACCCACCCGGTTCATGCCGATGCTGGAGGATTGCTCCATTACCCGCCAGATTCTGGACAGGGTCGGAGATAAATGGAGTGTACTGATCATAGTCAATTTAGGTGCTGAAGCTTTGCGGTTCAAAGAGTTGCAAAGGCGCTCTGGAGGGATATCACAACGGATGCTGACCCAGACCCTGCGCCATTTGGAACGGGATGGATTAGTTTGGCGTAAAGCGACGCCTACAGTCCCATTGACTGTGGAATACGGTCTGACGAGCATAGGAGAATCATTGTTGGGACCTTTAACCTCGCTTGTGGACTGGGTCAACAAAAACAATGGGAAGATCGCCAAAGCGCGTATAGATTATGACCACCAGCACGACACACAGGAGTAACAAGACAGCAGAACAATTCACTGGGATAGAGGATGGATTATATTGCATAAGGAAAGTGGAACAAACACATTTATTTATACTTACACCTGTTCAGAGGACGAGTTATCGCTGTGTCAGATGGAGCTGCGATGTCTTTTTGGTGAGCAGGTGCCGACTGTTCTTTTTAAGAGTGAGGTTGAGGTGGATGTCAGCCGCAGTCCCTTCATTAAAGAGCGGATAGATGTAATGTATGAAGGGGACAGTCTGCCTGAGATTTATGATCAAACGGAGCAGGTGGAGCTTGGCGGCAAGACGTTTAAGGTTATTTTTGTGAAGACCAACGATCTGGGCCCTTCAGACAAAATAGAGTATGATGAGCGCAGAGTGATCGAGCGGGAAATTGGGTTGCGGATTGAAGGAGAAGCGGATGTTAACCATCCGGAGCTGGTATACGGCATTGTTACGCTGGGTGGACGCTGGTACTTCGGATCTTATCATAAAAACAAGGCAACTTGGTTCCGCCAAATGAAGAAGCCACGCAGCTATTCTATCGCGCTTAGTACACGTGTTGCCCGTGCCGCGGTTAATATGGCTATTCCGAATCCTGAAGGTATACGTGCTATAGATCCTTGCTGCGGTATTGGAACTGTAATGGTAGAAGCCTTGTCAATGGGAATCGATATGGTTGGACGTGATATTAACCCTATGATTGCTATCGGTGCGAGAACAAATATTGCCCATTTTGGATTCACCAGTGAGGTTACGCTCGGGGATATTGCGGATATCACTGATCATTACGATGTAGCCATTGTAGATATGCCATATAATCTATATTCTAGTATTACACCTGAGGAGCAGTTCGCGATTCTAGTGAATGCGCGCCGGATTGCAGATCGGGTGGTTATCGTTGCGATTGAACCGATGAACGAGATGATCACTGAAGCTGGATTTACAATCATAGACCGTTGTGAAGCTAAAAAAGGAGCCTTCTCGCGTCATTTAATGCTTTGCCAGTAATCCTAATCAAGGTACCGAAAAAGGGGTGCAGCAATGGAGCAGAAATGGTTAACGTGGGCCAAAGAAATTCAGGCCATCGCACAGACTGGATTAACTTATGCTAAGGATGTTTATGATATAGAACGGTATCAAGCTTTGCGTGAGCTCAGTGTAGATATCCTCGCTAATTATACCTTCGAAAGCAAGGAGAGAATTAGACTCTCCTTTGCGGGTGAAGGGGGTTATGCTACCCCAAAAGTTGATGTCCGTGGTGTTGTATTCCGGGAGGATAAAATTCTACTTGTTCGCGAGAAGTTGGACGGGAATTGGGCGCTTCCTGGTGGCTGGGGGGACATTGGACTGTCGCCGAGCGAAGTTGTTGTGAAAGAAATCAAAGAGGAATCGGGTTTTGAGGCAGAAGCAGTTCGCTTACTGGCTGTACTGGATAAGAAATTTCATAGCCATCCGCCGGAGCCTTATCACGTGTACAAGTTCTTTATTTTATGCCGCATCGTGGGCGGAGAGGCAATGGAAGGGGTAGAGACAAGCGAAGTTTCGTTTTTTGCTGAAGATAAGCTGCCTGAGCTTTCAGCGGAGCGGAATACAGAGGCACAGATTCGGACGATGTTTGAATATTTACGAAATCCGGAAAAAGTAGTAATATTGGACTAAGAATCTGCATATACTGTATGACTTCCGCAAATTTAAGTTTTTAATTATTCAAAATTTGGTTAATAACTAATATGTAAGCACTTACAACGGTTTGGCCGCTGAGCCTTTATATCTACCAAAATTCAAAATTTTAATTTTTTGGGTCGAGCGGTCTACATTTTTTCCTCTACTGTGACGATAAGATATTTTAGGAGGGGATCGCATGGAACAAGAAGAATTGAGCATTCCATTGAAACAGGAAAATGTGGTGCGTCCTGCAGAAGGCAATATTGCCACTGGGCTGGTTTGGGGTATTTTAATCAGCATTCCGTTATGGATCTCTGTTATTGGCTGGATTTTGGGATTTTGGCACTAAACCATAAATTAATGAGGATCTAATTCTGTTGATTTTATAGTATACACAAAAGGCTGTCCCTTCCTTGTGGAAGAGACAGCCTTTTGCGTTTTCTGAAGATCTTAGTCTTTTGTATATACCACTCTAAAGTTCTCACAAACAACTTTCATCTTTGGATCAAAGGGTTTGTTTAAGAATTTTAAGGATTCTCTGGTGAAGAACTGCTCATGATCATGACGCCATGACTTAAGCGTCCGGTCACCTTCTCCTTCAGTATAGGCAAACTCAGCGCTAACCTCATCAAAAGGTATAATTTGTACATCTGTAGTAACAATTATTGCCCGCGGATCACCAGATCCATCCAGCACGATACTGTGACCGCCAACTTGTGGAAACGTCTCGTCACAAGTTTCAAATATATCATAATTCGAAGCAGTTCCTGTCTTGATCCCACGAATCACCAGATCGAGCAGCTCATCGGCCATCTGGGGACTGTCACCAAAGGCCCAGGCGTCATAGTTATCCGCTGCTTGTGGATGAAGCTGGGTGTATTCTTTCCACAATAACTTAATCTTCTCTTTGTTGCTCATATGCTCATCTCCTTATAGATCAATCTATTCTATAGACCAGTTGTCTCCATCCATCCTGTATAGAGCTCATCCAACTGTTCCTGTATCGCATCACGTTCTTGTTGCAGCTCAGCAAGTTCAGCTGCATCGCTGCTGATCAGGGGATCTAACATCTTAGCATCGATCACGCCAAGGCGTTCCTCTACCTCTGCAATGGCCGTTTCCCAGTCGAAGGTGGCGTTTTTCCTACGGGAACTGGTGGATTTAGCGTTGGTTTCTTTCCCTGAATCGTTAGATTGAGGCTTATCAGGGCGTGAACTTGTTCGTTCTGCAGAGACAGGTTTAGCTTGATCCGCAAAAGAGGGAGCTAGTAATGCTTTTTCAGCTTGTTTTTCCTTGTAATATTCATAGTTTCCGTTGAACACTCCAAACCGCCCGTCTTCAATGGACCATAGTTTGTGAAATAGGCGATTGATGAAATAACGGTCATGAGATACCGCCAGAACCGTGCCTGGAAATTCCTCTAATGCTTCTTCGAGTGCTTCACGAGAATCTATGTCCAGATGATTGGTCGGCTCATCCAGAATCAGCAGATTTGGCTTGCGATGCATTAGTACAGCGAAACGCAGGCGGGTCCATTCACCACCGGACAGATTCGTAATGTCTTTGAATACATCGGGACCATAAAATAGGAAACGTGCAAGCTGCCTGCGTGCTTCACCTTCTTCAAGTCCAGCTTCTTCGCGGAAGTAGCGGAGTACAGACTGTTTGTTATTTTCAGGAACAGCCTCTTGTGCGAGGTAGCCGACCACAGTTCTTGAGCCGAGTGTACAGCTTCCGCTGTCCGGGGTTTCCTGCCCTAAAATAATTCTTAAAAGTGTACTTTTACCTGCTCCGTTACCGCCGATGAGTGCCGTAGTCTCTCCGTAGCGAAGCACTTCGTTTGCCTCTGCGAAAAGGCTTCGCTGACCATATGCTTTTCCGATATCCTCCAATATGACAACCTGATTACCGGAACGGTCATTTTGCTGTAGCTGCAAATCCATCGATTTGCGCTCCAGAATAGGACGTTTAACCTTCACCATACGATCCAGTGCTTTTTGCATGGATGCTGCTCTCCGGTAAAAGGAAGGGTTAGGAGGTGTCCCGCGATTGCCAAATTCAATGAGACGTTTGATGCTTTCCTGCATTTGTTTTATTTTTTTCTGCTGCTCTTGATAATCGGCAAATTGTTGAAGAAGTTGTGTTTCCTTCTCCACTTGGTAGCCGCTGTAGTTGGTATGGAAGGTAAAGGCCTCGCCATCCTCAATCTCGATCACTTTCTTGACTACAGCGTCCAGAAAGTAACGGTCATGGGAGATCGCAAGCACTGTTCCATCATAACTCTGTAAAAATTGCTCCAACCATTCAATGGCGCTCATATCGAGATGATTGGTTGGTTCATCCAATAGAAGGATGTCTGGACGGCGCAGCAGCAGCTCCGCAAGTCCGACTTTTGTTTTTTCTCCTCCTGAAAGAGAGGCGAACAATCGGCTGTATTGTCCGGTTCCAATCCCGAGACCCGAGGCTACGCGCTGAATAGAGGATTCGATCTCGTAACCTCCGGCGGCCTCGAACTTATCCTGCAAGCTGCCATATTCTTTCAGCAGCCGATTCCAGAGGGTTTCATCCGTTCCGCTGTTAAAGCTGGACATTTTCAGCTCAAGCTCCCGCAGGCGGTGCTGCCATTGCAAAGGTTCGGCAAAGCTGCGCTGCAGAACATCATATACGGTTTCTTTTTCGTTAACTTCTTGAATTTGAGCTAACAGACCTACTACGCTGCCTTTGCGTATTGAGATTTGCCCTTCATCGGGGCGTTCCTCCCCGTTCAGCAGGTGGAATAGTGTCGTTTTGCCACAGCCGTTGCGGCCGATCAGGCCGATTTTTTCCCCTTGGCGGATATCGAAGGTAATGCTATTCAGCACGAGTTGTGCCCCGTGGTATTTTTGAACATTTTGGCATTGGATGATCATATATATTCTCCTTTAAGAATGCCCTTCGCACCGCCAGTACCCTAAATGGCTCCGAAATCCTGTAAAAAACCATAAAAAAAGACCGTAGGGAAATTTCCCCACGGCCTTATCATTCTCCGGTTAACTGATCCGTCCGGGTGATGGCAGGAAAGGCATTTCACAATTGTGTAGTGTTATTAAATTCATACAAATGGACAGACTTCTCCCGTTATCGCCATTTACATGAGCAATGCCAGCTATCGCTTTAGGTAGCCGACTCATAACACTGTTGGTCCAATTGTGATCCATTCCTTCCACACCCCTCTCTTAGTAAATTTAATGACAGTGTAATCAAAAATCAGAAAATAAGCAAGTAAAAAGATGTCAGAGAGTATTTTTACACAGCATAGAATATGAAAAATAGAATAATATGGTTCTGTAGTGGGGGGCAAGTGGCTAAATTTAACGGATGAAAAGAGGAAGAGATATGGCACTTTTTGACGGATTAATGGGCAATGCATCACAAGTAAATCTTACGGAGGTCCAGCGGGAATACGCACAAATTCTTGCTCCTCAGGAGAAAATCGAACGCGCCTATAAGCTGATTAGAGATATGTTCATTTTTACGGACAAGCGGCTTATTCTGGTGGATAAACAAGGTCTGACGGGCAAGAAAACAGAATATCATTCGATCCCTTACAAAAGCATCTCGCATTATTCCGTGGAGACGGCAGGGCATTTTGACCTGGATGCGGAGCTATGTATCTACATTTCCAGCAGCACGCTTCCGGTGAAGAAGACCTTCAATAAATCCGTAAATATTTACGAGGTGCAGGCCGTGTTATCGCAATATATTTTAAAATAAATTGTTTATTCGGTGTTTCAAAGCACAAGCCCCCCTCTAAAAGTGGCTAAGATTACTAAGGTTAGATGCAGCTAGATATATTTGAGATAGGTAGCCATTGGTGGCAAAAGGTCACAAGACATAACCGAGATAGGTAGCTATTGGCGGCAAAAGGTCACTAGACATATTCGGGATAGGTAGCTATTGGAGGAAATAGGTTAGAGACATAACCGAGATAGACAGCCATATGGCGGCAAAAGGTCACGGTAGTACGCGATGGTAGTATGCGGCTCCCTGTAATTAAAATGATTTTATAATATTCGTAGGCGTGAATCTACAAGGTTAAACAAAGATGACCTCTTATTTGTGCATAGCTCACAAAAAGAAGAGGTTTATTTTGCGTTTCAGCGTAACCGATTGACAAAGGATTTTCGTGTAATGTTAAATGACACTAATTAAGTCAGAAGTTATAGGGGGCTCGCAGAGGAACCTGCCGCAAAAGATAGGAAGATTGAATATGTTGAAGAAACCCGCCGCAAAAAAATAAGGAGTTGGGACATGGGCGGAGAAACTCGTAAAAAAACTAAGGGGGATGGATATGGCGGAGGGGTGGAACCCGTAAAACGTAGAGGAATGGCATGGGGAAGAAACCCGAAAAACATAGAGGGAAGGGCATGGCGGAGCGGAGAAACCCGTAAAAGATAGGGGGACGGAACATGGCGGAGAAACCCGTAATAGGCACAAAAACTATGGTAGTTAGCCCCCATTATTTAGCCTCGGCTGCTGGTGCACGTATGTTGGAAAAAGGGGGTAATGCCTTTGATGCAGCGGTGGCGATCAGTGCGACACTAGCTGTTGTATATCCGCATATGACGGGGCTAGGCGGAGATTCCTTTTGGTTGACCTATAACACGCAAGAGGCGCGTGTTCGGGCCTATAACGGAAGCGGGCGCTCCGGGTACGGAGTCCGCAGAAGCAGCTATGCCGGGGAAGCTTTCATCCCGCGGCGGGGGATTCGCAGCGCCATTACGGTGCCGGGGATGGCGGACAGTTGGGATGCCATACTGAGTAAGTATGGCCGCTTTATGCTGGCGGAGGTACTGGAGCCTGCCATTGGTTATGCTTTGGAGGGATTTCCGCTGTCGCCGGATCAGCGGAATAACATGGCTGTTGCGGGCTCTGCGCTGTCGCCGGAGGCGGCAGCGATTTACACGCCAGGCGGCGTGATTCCTTGTGCTGGATCGCGATTCCAGCAAAAACAGCTGGCGGCCACCCTGCGGACATTGGCGGCGGGTGGGCGGGATGCTTTTTATAAGGGGAAGATTGCGGAGGACATCTGTGACTATATGCTGGCAACTGGCGGGTATTTGACTCGGGATGACTTTGCGGATCATCAGGGGGATTGGGTCGAGCCGATTCATACGGATTATCACGGGCATACGGTATATCAAGTGCCGCCTAATTCTCAAGGTTTCACTGGACTAATGAGTCTTAATTTATTGGAACATTACAATTTTGAAGCAATCGGGCATGGTTCGTATGAATATTATCACCTGCTTGTTGAAGCGTTGAAGCTAAGCTTCCGCGATCGGGATAGGGTGCTTACAGATCCGGATTTTAGTGCTATTCCTTTGGAGCAGCTGCTGGATAAACGTTATGCAGGACAATTAGCGCCTACCATCTCGATGCAAAAAGCTGCACAACTGACAAGTCAGCCTATCGGCAGTGATACAGCTTATGCTGCGGTTGTGGATGAGGACGGGAATGCGGTCTCTTTTATTCAGAGTCTGTATTTTGAATTTGGTTCGGGCGTGGCCGCTGGGGATACTGGGATTCTGCTGCAGAATCGAGGTTCGTTTTTTTCGCTGGACCCCGGGCACATCAATACGCTTGAGCCGCATAAGCGCAGCTTCCACACACTGATGCCAGCGATGGCCTGCCGCGAGGGCAAACCTGCGATTCTGTACGGGACGCAAGGTGGCGAAGGTCAACCACAGACTCAAACCCTGCTGCTCACACGGATGCTGCATTATGGCATGAATCCACAAACGGCTGTGAATGAGCCGCGTTTTGTGTGGGGGAGAACGTGGGGGGAGCCTACGCAAGAGCTAAAGGTGGAGAGCAGGGTAGCTGATGAGGTGCTGGCAGATTTGGCCGCAGCCGGTCATATTGTCCGGAAAGTAGATGACTATGATGGGATTATGGGTCACGCTCACATGATTTCGATAGATGACAATGGATACCGCAGTGGGGGAACGGACCGACGCTGCGATGGTGCGGCGATTGGGTGGTAGGTATAGGTGTGATGGAAGGATTGGAAGGACTCTGAAGGAATCGTAGGTGGAATGATGGATGGAAAAGCTGCTGATGGGGTCGTAGGAGGAAAGATGGAGAATTGGAAGGACTGCTGGAGGAATCGAAGGCGGGATGGTGTGGGATCCGAAAGGCTGATGGAAGAATCGTAGGTGGAATGATGGATGGAAAAGCTGCTGATGGGTCGTAGGAGGAAAGATGAGGAATTGGAAGGAACGCTGGAGGAATCGTAGGAGAAGCGTGGGATCCGAAAGGCTGATGGAAGGGTAAAAGTAATGGTCTAGGGAGGAGGGGGAATTATGGTTTTGGATAATCGGTATGGTGCGTTTATAGATCCTGAGCTTACGGTTGAGAGTTTAGGAAGCGGGATATTGGATGGACTGACCTTTGCAGTAAAAGATGTATTTGCTGTAGCTGGACACAGCTCTTCTGCAGGTAATCCTGATTGGCTGCGTAGCCATCATCCGTCCACGGAGCATGCGGTGGCTGTACATCGTTTACTGTTGTCGGGTGCTACACTTCGTGGTGCTGCCCATACGGATGAGCTGATGTACAGTCTGGGCGGCGAGAACCATCATTATGGAACGCCGATTAATCCGCGTGCTGTAGGTCGTATCCCAGGCGGATCTTCAAGTGGTTCGGCAGTAGCGGTAGCTTCTGGTAGTGTTGATTTTGCGCTCGGAACAGATACCGGTGGCTCAATTCGAGTACCTTCCTCTTATTGCGGAGTATATGGCTTCCGGCCAACGCATGGAGCTGTGGATTTTCAAGGTGTTATTCCATTATCTCCGGCTTTTGATACAGTTGGCTGGGTGTCGGATCGCTTGGATGTGCTCCAGAAGGTAGGGGAAGTGTTACTTGTGGCTGGGAGTACATCTGTAAAGACGTCGAAGAAAATAGGAAGTAGTCTAGAAGAAACTGTAGGGAAGAGCATAGAGAAGAATGTATTGGAAAATTTAGAGAACAACTTAGAGGGAGACATGGTGAAGACTGATAAAAATAATTTAGAAAAGAGCCAGAAGGAAAGTTTAGAAACGATTTTGGAGAAACGTATTGAGAAGAGTACTGAGAAGAGTACGGAGAAAATTTTAGAGATTGGCCCGGAAAACAAGGTAAAAAAGAATATGGAAGACAAAAATAAAATGGGTACTTTATTTGTTGCTACTGACTGCTGGGCTTTGGTTAATCTGGAGAATGCAGCTATTTTATCGGAGGGATTAAGGTGTTTGCGATCCGGGGCAGATCATCTCATGGAGATAGAGATTGCTTTGGAGGGGTTAAAGGTCTGGATGGATGTTTTTAGAGAATTGCAGGGTAATGAAATTTGGGAAACTCATGGCGTTTGGATTGAGAACGAGAAACCAGTCTTTGGACCTGATATTGCAGCGCGATTCTCGTGGGCTGCCAGTTTGGCGGAAGAGGATCATAGCGTTGCACAATGTAAGCAAAAAGAGATTTCTAATCATTTGCGCTTGCTGCTAGGAGAGGACAATTGTCTTGTGATTCCGACAGTTCCGGGACCAGCGCCGCTGCGTGGAGGGGATTTGCGCCAATTGGAGGTGAATCGTAGTGGTGCGATGATGTTGAGTTGCATAGCTGGGTTGGCAGGTTTGCCTCAGGTAACATTACCTATGCTCTCCACAAGTAGATTGCCACTGGGATTATCCGTTATTGCCGGACATGGTCAGGATCTCCGGTTACTCTCTTGGGTGAATGAAGTGTGGCAGCAGTCTTGAGAGGCTGAGTGCAGTGGTCTTGAAAAAGCAGCGATACTAAACAGACCGTAGCTACGAACAACATATCTTGACACTTTTCTAGTTACATTTCTAGTTACTTTTCTAGTTACTGTTAACCGATACTCCTCCATTACTCTCTTGGAATACACTCTAGAAATACATTTTAGGAAGACGCTTTAGGATTACACTCTAGAAATACACTCTAGGAAGACGCTTTAGGATTACATTCTAGCAATACACTCTGGGAATACACTATAGGATTACACTCTAGCAATACACTCTAACGCCACACTCACTTATTGATTCACAAATTAACGAAATACACATGTCATTCCCTCCTACTCTTAGTTTTATTTACACCGGGGAGCCCAGTGGAGTTGATTTAAAAACTAAGGTAGCTTAAGTTGGCTCAATAGTGGAGTGGTAGAGTGAAAAAGATAAATTCAGCGCTCGATTATGTGGTATAAGACCAGTTGAATTAAGTGAATACGTCGCTGGAGAGAAAAGAACGGTATAACTCCCGCAGAAATCGGGGGAAGTGCTTAAGTAACTAAAAAGAACGGTATAACTCCCGCAAAATCCAGGAAAGTGGCCCAAGTAGCTAAAAAGAACGGTATAAATCCCGCAGAATCTGGGAAAGTGGCCCAAGTAGCTAAAAAGAACGGTATAAATCCCGCAGAATCTGGGAAAGTGGCATAAGTAACTAAAAAGAACAGTATAAATCCCGCAGAATGTGGCGAAGACGCCTATGTAGTCAAAAAGAAGGGCAAAAAGGCCCTTCATCCCGGCAATTCCGGCCGAATAGCCAAAAAGAAGTGCAAAAGTGCCCTCCACCTCTACCGGCAGCAGTGGATCTATAAGAGCTTGTACCTCCGCCACAGCTACAGTGGGGTGGTTTTATCTCTGCTCGTACGGATCTCCTACACCGCTCAATTCCCCGTCTTGCAGCGCTGGTGTGCCTGGGACTTCGATCCGATGCTAATGCGAATGGCCCGAGCATGCCCTCCCATCAACTCCCATGTTGAACCCGTAAAAACTTGTTTTTACTCGAAAGCCCTCCCTCAACTCCACCTACTATTTTCCAATCCCCTTATACAGTTCACATGAACGATATGAGCTAAAGTTCAATAATTCATAATTCATAATTCATAATTCATCATTCATCATTCATCATTCATCATTCATCATTCATCATTCATAATTCATCATTCATAATTAATAATTAATAATTAATGATCCATGTTCATTTTGTGTTAAGTTTATTAACATATAAATCATGAAAATTTAACTTCCCTCTATTCAACACGGTTCATTTTAATTATAATGTTACATAAAATAACATTATAAATCAGAAATGGTTCTATTGATCCTAATAAGGAGGGGCGGCATGCATCTTACGGTTGAAGAAGCGTTGTCCATTTATCCTTTGTCCGAGGCGAAGCTTATCGCTGGGTCTAAAGGGAAACATCGAATTGTGAAGTCAATTAATGTGATGGATGCCCCCGATATCTCGGATTGGATCAAAGAAGGCGAGATGCTGCTGACGACAGCCTATTTGATAAAGGACAATATGGAGGAAGCCTCTGCCTTGCTGCAGACTTTGAATCGCCGGGGATCTTCGGCCTTGGGCATTAAGCTGGGGCGGTTTTGGGATGAAGTACCAGAGCAACTGGTTGCAGAAGCGGAGAGTCTTAACTTCCCACTAATCCAGCTGCCGTTCGAGTTTACTTTTTCGGATCAGATGAATGGTCTGTTTCGCGCCGAGCTTAGCCGCAGCACTCACGTTCTGCAGAACATTATGGAGAAGCAGAAAAAGCTGATGCAATTCGCCTTAAGATCTGTCCGCAGCCGTCCATTGTTTGATTCGGTATCTGAAGTGATTGGCCATTCACTTGTGGTGGTTAGCGCAAGGGGGGATGTGATCTACAACAACTCTGAATACCATCCTTCACAGCTGCTGGAGGGGTGGCCGTGGCAGAAACGGAATCAGCGCTTTCGTGTTGGAGATCATGTGGGCTACCGTACACCACTTTTGCAAGGAGAGAAGTGCTCCGGATATCTATTGTTTTGTGCCATCGACCCTTTATTGCTCCCAATGGAAGAAAGTTTGTTCGTTCAGGGAGCTGAACTTATTTCATATCATATTCATTCAGGATACGAAGATTATTTTGAACAGGCAGAACACAGGGAGTTTAGCGGATTGCTGAGACGTTGTTTGAGCGGTAATTTATCTTACACAGATTTGGCGCAGGCT
It contains:
- a CDS encoding PucR family transcriptional regulator: MHLTVEEALSIYPLSEAKLIAGSKGKHRIVKSINVMDAPDISDWIKEGEMLLTTAYLIKDNMEEASALLQTLNRRGSSALGIKLGRFWDEVPEQLVAEAESLNFPLIQLPFEFTFSDQMNGLFRAELSRSTHVLQNIMEKQKKLMQFALRSVRSRPLFDSVSEVIGHSLVVVSARGDVIYNNSEYHPSQLLEGWPWQKRNQRFRVGDHVGYRTPLLQGEKCSGYLLFCAIDPLLLPMEESLFVQGAELISYHIHSGYEDYFEQAEHREFSGLLRRCLSGNLSYTDLAQAALDLKIELLQSPFCLLLTDTAATGEERQGELLRLKEEYLEHPGLREVKGIHVIIDQGLLSIYPGDRQRPEQFRDIIQACFNNMKFDKGYYPRAAISSCKTKPEGLKEAFAEVKDCMGMLQGGGVKGNVVHYRQLELNLLLGQIPAEVMEKYCNGSLRGLLNREPEYVREMLRTLEVYLENDGHVNETAKKLFIHRNTATYRIEKLSELLDVDFKKINDLMRLKLVFMFRRMLGRD